The genome window ACTGCCGCTAGGTGGAGCTGAGGGGGGGCGGCGGCCACACCCCCACCCCTGTGCACCCCGGGAGCGCCCCTACCCCGCCGTCCCCCTTGCTCCTTCAACGCTCCTCTCCTGCTGAAAGTTCGTGAGATACCGAAAGAAAAGAAAGGAGGATCCAGTCGATGCACACTCGACGCTTGTGGTCTATCCCCTGGATCGTGGGGCTGATGGGCCTTCTCCTCGCGGGGGTTGGGGGAGAGAGGCTGCGGGCCCAGCCGTTTGCGGATGTTCCGACGAACCACTGGGCGTACGATGCGATTGCGGAGTTGGCGGCGAAGGGGTTGATT of Armatimonadota bacterium contains these proteins:
- a CDS encoding S-layer homology domain-containing protein, giving the protein MGLLLAGVGGERLRAQPFADVPTNHWAYDAIAELAAKGLI